The Cellulophaga sp. L1A9 genome window below encodes:
- the nirB gene encoding nitrite reductase large subunit NirB, with protein MKTVIVVGNGMVGYKFCEKFVAKETSEDYKLIVFGDEPRPAYDRVHLSEFFENQDAKALEMAPAEWYAENGIELMVNERVSDINREEKTITTAKNRDFSYDYLVLATGSSAFVPPIKGVEKKGVFVYRTIEDLEGMLSYAAELKVKNPNAKAAVLGGGLLGLEAGKAVMDMGLEPHIVEFAPKLMPRQLDSRSSQVLQLKLESIGLHIHLSKATNQILGEEAITGMEFGEDDVLDVEMLVISAGIRPRDELGKSSGLKMGVRGGITVNNKMQTSDENIYAIGEIALYNQMIYGLVAPGYEMATVAVDQITGKTDNVMAAEIDMSTKLKLIGVDVASFGEPFMPAAKGHSVIFENKTQHLYKRINVSLDGKKLLGGILVGDASDYSMLHQIYLNSMPIPSDPSKLILPAGDGGASFGSAMDLPDTAVVCSCEAVTKGQVCCSVKDDGNETVKDVAKATKATTGCGGCKPMVTDLVNETLKSLGKVVKERICEHFDYSRQELYDIVKMKKIHDYDELLDTHGKGNGCEVCKPLAASLFASIFNETANKQDTIQDTNDRYLANIQRNGTYSVVPRVAGGEISPKQMIAMGRIAQKYDLYTKITGGQRIDMFGAKLHELPLIWEELIAEGFETGQAYGKSLRTVKSCVGSTWCRYGMDESVSFAIEIENRYKGIRSPHKFKGGVSGCIRECAEARGKDFGFIAVEGGWNIYIGGNGGATPKHALLLAEKVDKETAITYVDRFLMYYIQTAQPLMRTAAWLDKLEGGIDYVKDVVINDCLGIVDQLDKEMQHLVDTYKCEWKEAVENPEIRAKYTHFVNSTEADENIEFVSLREQKMPAPWA; from the coding sequence ATGAAAACCGTAATCGTAGTAGGAAATGGAATGGTAGGTTATAAATTTTGCGAAAAATTTGTAGCAAAAGAAACAAGTGAAGATTATAAGCTTATTGTTTTTGGTGATGAACCAAGACCTGCCTATGACCGGGTTCATTTAAGTGAGTTTTTTGAAAACCAAGATGCTAAAGCCTTAGAAATGGCTCCCGCAGAATGGTACGCCGAAAATGGTATAGAACTCATGGTAAACGAGCGCGTTTCAGATATTAATAGAGAAGAGAAAACTATTACTACCGCAAAAAATCGTGATTTCTCTTACGATTATCTTGTTTTGGCAACAGGTTCCTCTGCTTTTGTACCTCCTATTAAAGGCGTAGAAAAAAAGGGAGTCTTTGTATATCGTACCATTGAAGACTTAGAAGGTATGCTATCCTATGCAGCGGAATTAAAAGTAAAAAACCCCAATGCCAAAGCCGCTGTTCTTGGAGGCGGACTTTTAGGTTTAGAAGCAGGGAAAGCGGTCATGGATATGGGCTTAGAACCACATATTGTAGAATTTGCACCTAAGTTAATGCCTAGGCAGTTGGATTCTAGAAGTAGTCAAGTACTGCAATTAAAGCTAGAATCTATTGGTTTACATATTCATTTAAGTAAAGCAACCAATCAAATATTGGGAGAGGAAGCTATTACAGGAATGGAATTTGGCGAAGATGATGTGTTAGATGTAGAGATGCTAGTGATTTCTGCTGGGATTCGTCCTCGTGATGAATTAGGCAAGTCTAGCGGATTAAAAATGGGAGTCCGCGGTGGTATAACCGTTAATAATAAAATGCAAACTTCTGACGAAAACATCTATGCCATTGGAGAGATTGCCTTATACAACCAAATGATTTATGGTTTAGTGGCTCCTGGTTATGAAATGGCGACAGTTGCTGTAGATCAAATCACAGGAAAGACGGATAATGTAATGGCAGCTGAGATAGACATGTCTACCAAACTAAAACTTATAGGTGTTGATGTAGCTAGCTTTGGAGAACCATTTATGCCAGCTGCAAAAGGACACTCTGTTATATTTGAAAATAAAACACAACACTTATATAAAAGAATAAATGTAAGTCTTGATGGTAAAAAATTATTAGGGGGCATCTTAGTTGGTGATGCTTCTGATTATAGCATGTTACATCAAATATATTTGAATAGTATGCCTATTCCTTCAGATCCTTCAAAACTGATACTCCCTGCTGGAGATGGCGGCGCATCTTTTGGTAGTGCTATGGATTTACCAGATACTGCTGTGGTTTGTTCTTGTGAAGCGGTTACTAAAGGACAAGTTTGTTGCTCTGTAAAAGACGATGGCAATGAAACCGTTAAAGATGTTGCTAAAGCTACTAAAGCAACTACCGGTTGTGGTGGCTGTAAACCTATGGTGACCGATTTAGTGAACGAAACGCTAAAATCTTTAGGTAAGGTGGTCAAAGAACGCATCTGTGAGCATTTTGATTATTCGCGTCAAGAATTATATGACATCGTAAAAATGAAGAAGATTCATGACTACGATGAATTATTAGACACCCACGGAAAAGGAAACGGATGTGAAGTCTGTAAGCCTTTAGCTGCTTCTCTATTTGCTAGTATTTTTAACGAAACAGCTAACAAACAAGACACTATTCAAGATACCAACGATAGATACTTAGCAAACATACAACGCAATGGCACCTACTCTGTTGTACCCCGTGTTGCTGGTGGCGAAATTTCTCCAAAGCAAATGATTGCTATGGGTAGAATTGCTCAAAAATATGATTTGTATACCAAAATTACCGGCGGACAACGTATTGATATGTTCGGCGCCAAACTGCACGAATTACCATTAATTTGGGAAGAGCTCATCGCGGAAGGTTTTGAAACCGGACAAGCGTATGGTAAATCGTTACGAACCGTAAAAAGTTGCGTAGGTTCTACTTGGTGTAGGTACGGTATGGATGAAAGCGTAAGTTTTGCTATAGAAATAGAAAACAGGTACAAAGGCATCCGTTCTCCTCACAAATTTAAAGGTGGCGTTTCTGGTTGCATCCGTGAATGTGCAGAAGCACGTGGTAAAGATTTTGGATTTATCGCCGTAGAAGGTGGTTGGAACATATATATTGGCGGAAACGGCGGAGCTACTCCTAAACATGCCTTGCTGTTAGCAGAAAAGGTAGACAAAGAGACTGCTATTACATACGTAGACCGTTTCTTAATGTATTACATACAAACGGCACAACCCTTAATGCGTACTGCTGCCTGGTTAGATAAACTAGAAGGTGGTATAGACTATGTAAAAGACGTGGTAATTAATGATTGTCTGGGTATTGTAGACCAATTAGATAAAGAAATGCAACATTTAGTAGATACTTACAAATGTGAGTGGAAAGAAGCCGTTGAGAATCCAGAAATTAGAGCAAAATATACACATTTCGTAAACTCTACAGAAGCAGATGAAAATATAGAATTTGTGTCTTTAAGAGAACAGAAAATGCCTGCTCCTTGGGCTTAA
- the nirD gene encoding nitrite reductase small subunit NirD codes for MIDSILKEYNTTSIENVTVWFKAAAVTKFPKNGGACVKYNEKQIAVFNFTREDKWYACQNLCPHKMEMVLSRGMIGEDMGTPKVACPLHKNTFSLETGENLNGTLSAISTYPVKIEDGFVYIGFSE; via the coding sequence ATGATAGATTCAATTTTAAAAGAATACAATACAACTTCTATTGAAAATGTAACAGTGTGGTTTAAGGCTGCTGCCGTAACAAAATTTCCAAAAAATGGTGGTGCTTGCGTAAAGTACAATGAAAAACAAATAGCAGTTTTCAACTTTACACGAGAAGATAAATGGTACGCGTGCCAAAACTTATGTCCACATAAAATGGAAATGGTGCTTTCTCGCGGAATGATTGGCGAAGATATGGGTACTCCAAAAGTAGCTTGTCCTCTGCATAAAAATACCTTCTCTCTAGAAACAGGAGAAAATTTAAATGGTACCTTATCTGCTATTTCAACTTATCCTGTAAAAATAGAAGATGGTTTTGTGTATATTGGTTTTTCTGAATAG
- a CDS encoding DUF4202 domain-containing protein — protein MASSDKLEKAFILFDNANEQDPNKEIYEGKEYAKEVLYAIRMTKKLNAFAPDASEVLQLTARCQHICRWEIPRDSYEMNRAGYLTWRQDLKKFHAKKAGEILENVGYDQTTIDRVAFLLEKKQLKKNEETQTLEDVICLVFLEYYFEPFAQKYSEEKLIDILQKTWRKMSEVGQEAALKLPLSANSLALVGKALQG, from the coding sequence ATGGCATCATCGGATAAACTAGAAAAAGCTTTTATACTTTTTGATAACGCAAACGAGCAAGACCCAAATAAAGAAATTTATGAAGGTAAAGAATATGCTAAAGAAGTACTCTATGCCATCCGAATGACTAAAAAGTTAAACGCTTTTGCTCCTGATGCATCAGAAGTATTACAACTTACCGCTAGGTGCCAACACATTTGCCGATGGGAAATTCCTCGAGATTCCTATGAAATGAATAGAGCTGGCTACTTAACATGGCGCCAAGACCTAAAAAAATTCCATGCTAAAAAAGCAGGAGAAATACTTGAGAATGTTGGCTACGACCAAACAACAATTGATCGTGTCGCATTTTTATTAGAGAAAAAACAACTTAAAAAAAACGAAGAAACCCAAACGCTAGAAGACGTAATCTGTTTGGTGTTTCTTGAATATTACTTTGAGCCTTTTGCCCAAAAATATTCAGAAGAAAAACTGATTGATATTTTACAAAAAACATGGCGTAAAATGTCTGAAGTAGGTCAAGAAGCGGCATTAAAACTTCCTTTATCTGCAAACTCTTTAGCCCTAGTGGGGAAAGCATTACAAGGCTAA
- a CDS encoding ATP-binding protein, translated as MSKTKFERPLDSSTFLRIRKWYLLALAGIALTIIVAQILIQVHLNSQLDDSRVINVAGRQRAYSQKLVKEALLLKQPGSDRKQILTELKKTITTWKISHEALQFGNDSMGIQKETHQDILALFKKITPYHTAMITAAEHVITEEEKQIERSPEINQKNIQTLLNNERTFLRLMDVIVNEYDNRSKTQLENLKFKEYLLLIFSLLILVLEIVFIFKPLSLQIKNTISRLMKNQLESDTNTDKIQQLYQEKEKSLKELQELNFVIDNAALFASAKNDGSVVFISKKFQELLECTDEDLSKPLSELLTTNEGQQQYLKEVLKSNRKTIRTEEINVETQGAETIWLDMSIIPLHESSKKQSVLILCSDITERKQNQEKVEQLIKQNFEDKILQKKVQASQIVEGQEEERKRIAKDIHDGIGQMLTALKFNIESINLDNKDKTAEKIAYLKTLCSDLIKGVRTATFNLTPPELKDHGIIPALQKMTSELAKLTGKNILFDNKTEKFIRFDSLAETNIYRVAQEAVNNAIKYAEANYILLSIKYTDSVLSIVIDDDGKGFDQSLLEKMPKNTSEGGMGLFYMKERISYINGRLFINSILGQGTRVTINYKTTAPEKEVHLVS; from the coding sequence ATGAGCAAAACAAAATTTGAGCGACCGCTAGACTCTTCTACCTTTTTGAGAATTCGAAAATGGTATTTGCTTGCTCTAGCCGGAATTGCACTTACTATTATTGTAGCTCAAATTTTAATACAAGTACATTTAAATTCTCAACTAGACGATTCTAGAGTTATTAACGTTGCGGGTAGACAGCGTGCCTATAGTCAGAAATTAGTAAAAGAAGCGCTTCTATTAAAACAACCTGGCTCCGATAGGAAACAAATACTAACGGAATTAAAAAAGACCATCACAACGTGGAAAATATCTCACGAAGCACTGCAATTTGGGAATGATTCTATGGGGATTCAAAAGGAGACCCATCAAGATATTCTAGCGCTATTCAAGAAAATTACTCCTTACCATACTGCTATGATTACGGCCGCAGAACATGTCATTACGGAGGAAGAAAAACAAATTGAACGTAGCCCAGAAATTAACCAAAAAAATATTCAAACACTACTTAATAACGAACGCACTTTTTTAAGGTTGATGGATGTTATTGTTAACGAATATGATAACCGGAGTAAAACACAACTTGAAAATTTAAAGTTTAAAGAATACCTATTACTTATTTTTTCCTTGTTAATTCTAGTTTTAGAAATCGTCTTTATTTTTAAACCGCTCTCTCTTCAAATTAAAAATACTATTTCTAGACTGATGAAAAATCAGCTAGAATCTGATACCAATACCGATAAAATTCAACAACTGTATCAAGAAAAAGAAAAGTCGTTAAAAGAACTGCAAGAGCTTAATTTTGTTATTGATAATGCAGCGCTGTTTGCCAGTGCCAAAAATGACGGGAGTGTGGTCTTTATCAGCAAAAAATTTCAGGAACTTTTAGAGTGTACTGATGAAGATTTATCAAAACCCCTATCCGAACTACTCACCACTAACGAAGGTCAACAACAATATTTAAAAGAAGTTTTAAAAAGCAATAGGAAGACGATCCGAACCGAAGAAATTAATGTAGAAACACAGGGAGCTGAGACTATTTGGTTAGACATGTCTATTATTCCGTTGCATGAATCTAGTAAAAAACAAAGCGTCCTTATTCTTTGTTCTGATATCACAGAGCGGAAACAAAACCAAGAAAAAGTTGAGCAGCTTATTAAACAAAATTTTGAAGATAAAATACTTCAAAAAAAGGTGCAAGCGAGTCAGATTGTTGAGGGTCAGGAAGAAGAACGGAAACGTATTGCCAAAGATATTCATGATGGAATTGGCCAGATGTTAACTGCGTTAAAATTTAATATAGAATCTATTAACCTAGATAATAAAGACAAAACGGCAGAAAAAATAGCGTATTTGAAAACACTTTGTTCCGATTTGATCAAAGGGGTTAGAACAGCTACTTTTAATTTAACGCCACCAGAATTAAAAGATCATGGTATTATTCCTGCTTTGCAGAAAATGACTTCTGAACTAGCTAAATTAACAGGCAAAAATATTCTCTTTGATAATAAAACCGAAAAATTCATTCGTTTTGATTCGCTCGCCGAAACCAACATCTACAGGGTGGCACAAGAGGCTGTAAATAACGCTATAAAATATGCAGAAGCCAATTACATCTTATTAAGCATTAAATACACAGACAGTGTCCTGAGTATTGTTATAGATGATGACGGCAAAGGGTTTGACCAAAGTCTTCTTGAAAAAATGCCAAAAAACACTAGTGAGGGAGGTATGGGGCTTTTTTATATGAAAGAACGTATCAGTTATATTAACGGCAGGTTATTTATAAATTCTATTCTAGGTCAAGGCACCCGAGTTACTATTAATTATAAAACTACTGCACCAGAAAAAGAGGTACATTTAGTTTCCTAA
- a CDS encoding TonB-dependent receptor, protein MKTKLLYSVFIILFISNSLSAKEKRNFIHKKSTPHQAEKYTVSGYIKEQGSGENLFGVSVYIPELKVGTITNEYGFFSFTVPKGKHTVIFSYIGFTSQTKEIDLNADLEVFVNLIASSEALSEVVVIADQNVKESKVTQMSAVRLNPMDVQDLPALLGEKDVLKTLQLLPGIQGGSEGSSGFHVRGGTPDQNLIILDDAVVYNSNHLFGFFSVFNGDAIKSVEAFKGGFPARYGGRLSSVINIGMKDGNKEKLSGNINIGLISSSVVLEGPINKGKTSFIMSGRRTYADLIVQPFLNKDENGGYFFTDLNFKIHHVFSSKDKLYWSNYYGKDKFYSRYLDETAKEKTKLAWGNITSTLRWNHQFSNKLFANTSLIFSNYEFKINIDNEDLQIDEYDENYLFNTSSGIDDYSIKTDFDYYPNNNHSVKFGAIATRHNFTPQRVVIKDPYSGTINKIQELNSFEGAVYLEDDWKVTDKLNFSPGFRASYFNYKAENYLNFEPRIALSYNLRPDLAFKASYSKMNQYIHLLSSSGIGLPTDLWVSSTDNVKPQSSEQYAIGIAKDFQEKDYSLSAEAYYKKLDNVISYKEGASFLALDNLESGKNINWEENITTGQGWAYGTELLFRKQSGPLTGWLGYTLSWSERQFDELNLGKKFFDRYDRRHDISLVGIYKPSEKITLSGTWVLSTGNNYTLPNLQRLNNLGNFPINTNYDYFNGNEEFSSGRNNFRGETTHRLDLGIQFHKKKKNNKVRTWGVSLYNAYSRQNPFIYTLDDKYYDYNDPDATSEKELTRTSVLMLIPSINYNLKF, encoded by the coding sequence TTGAAAACAAAACTACTCTACTCCGTATTCATTATTCTTTTTATTTCGAACAGCCTATCAGCAAAAGAAAAACGAAATTTTATCCACAAAAAATCCACGCCTCATCAGGCAGAAAAATATACTGTAAGTGGTTATATAAAAGAACAGGGTAGTGGTGAAAATTTATTTGGAGTCTCTGTTTATATTCCAGAATTAAAAGTGGGTACCATCACAAACGAATATGGCTTTTTTTCTTTTACCGTACCAAAAGGAAAGCACACTGTAATCTTCTCCTATATAGGTTTTACCTCCCAGACCAAAGAAATTGATTTGAATGCTGACTTGGAAGTATTCGTAAATTTAATAGCATCGTCTGAAGCCTTATCTGAAGTTGTCGTTATAGCTGACCAGAATGTTAAAGAAAGTAAAGTAACGCAAATGAGTGCTGTTCGTCTTAACCCTATGGATGTTCAAGATCTTCCTGCATTACTCGGTGAAAAAGACGTTTTAAAGACCTTACAACTCTTACCTGGCATTCAAGGAGGGTCAGAAGGCAGCTCCGGATTTCATGTACGCGGAGGAACACCAGATCAAAACTTAATAATTCTTGATGATGCTGTGGTGTATAATTCTAATCACTTGTTTGGTTTCTTTTCCGTTTTTAATGGTGATGCTATCAAGTCCGTAGAAGCTTTTAAGGGTGGTTTTCCTGCCCGCTATGGCGGCAGATTATCTTCTGTCATAAATATAGGCATGAAAGATGGCAATAAAGAAAAACTCTCTGGAAATATAAATATTGGATTAATTTCATCATCCGTTGTACTTGAGGGGCCAATTAATAAAGGGAAGACATCCTTTATCATGAGCGGAAGACGTACTTATGCCGATTTAATAGTGCAACCTTTTCTTAATAAAGATGAGAATGGCGGTTATTTTTTTACAGATTTAAACTTTAAAATACATCACGTCTTTAGTTCAAAAGATAAATTATATTGGAGTAATTACTATGGAAAAGATAAATTTTACAGCAGATATCTTGATGAAACAGCTAAAGAAAAAACAAAATTAGCTTGGGGAAATATTACCTCAACCCTACGCTGGAATCATCAATTTAGTAATAAACTATTTGCTAATACTTCTCTTATTTTTAGTAACTACGAATTCAAAATTAATATTGACAATGAAGATTTACAAATTGATGAGTATGATGAAAACTACTTATTTAATACAAGCTCTGGTATTGATGATTATTCTATAAAAACAGATTTTGATTACTACCCAAATAACAACCACAGTGTAAAATTTGGAGCTATTGCAACAAGACATAATTTTACCCCTCAAAGAGTTGTAATCAAAGATCCCTATAGTGGTACTATTAACAAAATACAAGAACTCAATTCTTTTGAAGGTGCAGTATACCTAGAAGATGATTGGAAGGTTACCGATAAGCTTAATTTTTCTCCTGGTTTCAGGGCCAGTTACTTTAACTATAAAGCAGAAAATTATTTAAATTTTGAACCTCGCATTGCCTTGTCGTATAATTTAAGACCTGATTTAGCATTCAAAGCATCTTATTCTAAAATGAATCAATACATTCATTTGTTATCAAGTTCAGGCATTGGTTTACCAACAGATTTATGGGTTTCTTCTACAGATAATGTAAAGCCTCAAAGCTCAGAACAATATGCTATTGGAATTGCAAAAGATTTCCAAGAAAAAGACTATTCATTATCTGCTGAAGCTTACTATAAAAAACTAGACAATGTAATTTCTTATAAAGAAGGGGCATCATTCTTAGCACTTGACAATTTAGAAAGTGGGAAAAACATAAATTGGGAAGAGAATATTACCACAGGGCAAGGGTGGGCCTATGGTACAGAGCTTCTTTTTAGAAAACAATCAGGGCCTTTAACTGGTTGGTTGGGCTATACACTTTCCTGGTCTGAAAGACAATTTGATGAACTAAATTTAGGAAAGAAATTCTTTGACCGCTATGATCGCAGACATGATATATCATTAGTAGGTATTTATAAGCCTAGTGAAAAAATAACCTTATCTGGAACCTGGGTGTTATCTACAGGTAATAATTATACGCTTCCTAACTTACAACGTTTGAATAATTTAGGAAATTTTCCAATCAATACGAATTACGATTATTTTAATGGAAATGAAGAATTTAGTTCAGGTAGAAATAATTTTAGAGGAGAAACTACCCACAGACTAGATTTAGGAATTCAATTTCATAAAAAGAAAAAGAACAACAAAGTGCGTACTTGGGGAGTGTCATTATACAACGCATACTCTAGACAAAATCCGTTCATTTACACCCTCGATGATAAATATTACGATTACAATGACCCGGATGCCACTTCAGAAAAAGAGTTAACCAGAACCTCTGTACTTATGCTCATACCTTCTATAAATTACAACCTAAAATTCTAA
- a CDS encoding DUF4249 family protein, which translates to MKTLITILFFILIVFSGCQKVVDADKLLDAEEKVYIISYISPTDTLLTASVSKALPAIGTPLSFDDMENYTSFIIEDAIVSIADVEGNSVQLLYSNENSMYSTNAENLKITEGSQYFLEVITQGETYTSSCKIPKKVATILENLATDRDEYGVYTDVDISFKDIVGTANFYIVGAKYEETFEEDIYQGSLQFETGGFLTDAIGDGVILNDKTSAYTGSLEEGTSVKLTLQVANVEEVIYQNLRATYLNDDSDGNPFIEYSIAPDNIDGENGVGVFGGYQLTEKIIEVQY; encoded by the coding sequence ATGAAAACATTAATCACCATACTGTTTTTTATTTTAATCGTATTCTCGGGATGTCAAAAAGTTGTAGATGCTGACAAGTTATTAGATGCAGAAGAAAAAGTGTATATAATAAGTTATATATCTCCTACAGATACTCTTTTAACCGCAAGCGTTTCTAAAGCACTACCTGCTATTGGCACACCACTAAGCTTTGATGACATGGAAAATTACACGTCTTTTATTATTGAAGACGCTATAGTAAGCATAGCTGATGTTGAAGGGAATTCTGTACAGCTTCTATATTCTAATGAAAATTCTATGTATTCTACCAATGCAGAAAATCTTAAAATAACAGAGGGAAGTCAATATTTTTTAGAAGTAATTACACAAGGAGAAACCTATACCTCAAGTTGTAAAATTCCTAAAAAAGTAGCTACTATTCTAGAAAACCTCGCTACAGATCGTGATGAATACGGTGTCTATACGGATGTAGATATAAGTTTTAAGGATATAGTGGGTACTGCAAATTTTTATATTGTTGGTGCCAAATACGAAGAGACATTTGAAGAAGATATATATCAAGGCTCACTACAATTTGAAACGGGTGGCTTTCTAACAGATGCTATCGGAGATGGTGTTATTTTAAATGATAAGACGTCTGCGTATACAGGGTCTTTAGAAGAAGGAACTTCTGTAAAACTAACGTTACAAGTAGCGAACGTTGAAGAAGTAATTTATCAAAACTTAAGAGCCACCTACCTAAATGACGACTCCGACGGGAATCCTTTTATTGAATATAGTATTGCACCAGACAATATAGATGGAGAAAATGGAGTTGGTGTTTTTGGCGGATATCAACTGACTGAAAAAATCATAGAAGTTCAATATTGA
- a CDS encoding patatin-like phospholipase family protein, whose amino-acid sequence MIKTTIGIALSGGGARAAAHIGVLQALNDHGIFPTHVSGTSGGAVIGALYCTGYAPIEILELTKTASFLHIFKLGLGFKSIRDMSRLKEFLYYHIKYDFEELQTPLFLSATNLDSGLNEIMSEGKLLPAVMASCAIPLIFKPFNFNGNTYVDGGILNNLPVDVLKEKCQFVFGSNVSGLEKGKKVNSRLEIAHRCLQLAIRTNVEPRLKMCDHAIEIQDAFHFGIFDIQKTQELFDIGYTATVNEMEAIKLKIAAKGLFLNY is encoded by the coding sequence ATGATAAAAACAACTATAGGTATTGCACTATCTGGAGGCGGAGCTAGAGCCGCTGCTCATATAGGAGTATTGCAGGCTTTAAATGACCATGGAATTTTTCCCACCCATGTTTCTGGTACAAGCGGTGGTGCTGTTATTGGAGCCTTATACTGTACAGGGTATGCGCCAATAGAAATTTTAGAATTAACAAAAACGGCTTCTTTTCTGCACATTTTTAAATTAGGATTAGGATTTAAGTCCATTCGAGATATGTCTCGCTTAAAAGAGTTTCTGTATTATCATATAAAGTATGATTTTGAAGAATTGCAAACGCCTCTTTTTTTATCGGCTACAAATTTAGATTCTGGATTAAATGAAATTATGAGTGAAGGAAAGTTATTACCAGCAGTCATGGCTTCTTGTGCTATTCCATTAATTTTTAAACCATTTAACTTTAATGGCAATACGTATGTAGATGGCGGAATTTTAAATAATTTACCGGTAGATGTCCTCAAAGAAAAATGCCAGTTTGTATTTGGTTCTAATGTGAGTGGTCTAGAAAAAGGAAAGAAAGTAAATAGCCGATTAGAAATTGCACACCGTTGCCTTCAATTAGCTATTCGTACCAATGTTGAGCCTAGACTAAAAATGTGTGACCATGCCATAGAAATTCAAGATGCTTTTCATTTTGGTATTTTTGATATTCAGAAAACTCAAGAACTTTTTGATATTGGGTATACGGCCACTGTAAATGAAATGGAAGCTATAAAGTTAAAAATAGCAGCAAAGGGATTATTTTTAAATTATTAG
- a CDS encoding DUF1003 domain-containing protein, which produces MKTFVSTISKKEFPINEKFIGAAIRKSIFDIILKDYPSFTKKSTIAVSELNFYRQKYLSNYLIKEVGELSNLENDVLETIANNEIITIKSNVDDGADYSVGQRLADVVAAFGGSWKFIIIFGLFIAVWITSNIVFLLNKGFDPYPFILLNLILSCLAALQAPVIMMSQNRQEEKDRERNQQDYMINLKAELEIRTLHEKIDHLIIHQQQELLTIQQVQVEMLEDIMKQLNLKSK; this is translated from the coding sequence ATGAAAACCTTTGTGAGTACTATTTCAAAAAAAGAGTTTCCGATTAATGAAAAATTTATAGGGGCAGCAATTAGAAAATCAATCTTTGATATTATCCTTAAAGATTACCCTAGCTTCACTAAAAAAAGTACTATAGCAGTATCTGAATTAAATTTTTACCGACAAAAGTATTTGTCCAATTACCTAATTAAAGAAGTAGGAGAGCTCTCTAATTTGGAAAATGATGTCCTAGAAACCATTGCCAATAATGAGATTATTACGATTAAAAGTAATGTTGATGATGGTGCAGATTATTCGGTAGGTCAACGGCTAGCAGATGTTGTTGCTGCCTTTGGCGGAAGTTGGAAATTTATAATTATTTTTGGTTTATTCATTGCAGTATGGATTACCTCCAATATTGTATTTCTTCTTAATAAGGGCTTTGATCCCTATCCTTTTATTTTACTAAATTTAATACTCTCTTGTTTAGCGGCATTGCAGGCACCAGTAATTATGATGAGCCAAAATAGGCAAGAAGAAAAAGATCGTGAAAGAAACCAGCAAGATTACATGATTAATTTAAAAGCAGAGCTAGAAATTAGAACGCTACATGAGAAAATAGATCATTTAATAATACACCAACAGCAAGAACTGTTAACCATTCAGCAAGTACAAGTAGAGATGCTAGAAGATATCATGAAACAGTTAAATTTAAAATCAAAATGA